In Planctomycetaceae bacterium, the following are encoded in one genomic region:
- a CDS encoding polyprenyl synthetase family protein, translating into MTDRLQNNPRTLRPARDAGPGIPPTARQRQDVRAACRDYAARCALTPPLPLDALVRHGRAALTEAGLAHQFEEFAAVILSNELWRPTVAAVPMNRRMLLLPQCLRLAPSCKADVDPLGLTCRRCGGCAIGDFETEAQRLGYVTLVAEGSPVVMSLIQSGQVQAVIGVSCLATLRSVYPYMEAAAVPGIALPLLQDGCVDTSLDEDWLWEALYASSDAGGCIDLQALRTQVESWFTPEAIDDIFGDVAGPADELARAWLARAGKRWRPLLTVCAAAALSGQSGEATGELHTLAMAVECFHKASLIHDDIEDADASRYGEQTLHQSHGVPIALNVGDLLLGQGYRLIAQCGAAPERMAAMLLAASNGHRDLCLGQGRELAWTNMAAEKQPPWHPRSTGVPPVLPVSDILEIHRMKTAPAFQVALELGAIYGGAGEDVLKALASYSQALGAAYQIHDDLADESDGGLSILPSLAAERPDQDPRAAAEALLSGFKRRAIDALGGLTNVALKGLCRRVLAAIFNDLGRMGCCDDHSR; encoded by the coding sequence ATGACTGATCGGCTGCAGAATAACCCCCGGACCCTTCGACCCGCGCGAGACGCCGGCCCGGGCATTCCCCCAACCGCCCGGCAGCGCCAGGACGTGCGCGCCGCCTGCCGCGACTACGCCGCCCGATGCGCCCTCACGCCCCCGCTGCCGCTGGACGCCCTCGTGCGGCATGGCCGTGCGGCCCTGACCGAGGCGGGGCTTGCCCACCAGTTCGAAGAATTCGCCGCCGTCATCCTCAGCAATGAATTGTGGCGCCCCACCGTAGCGGCGGTCCCCATGAACCGCCGGATGCTGCTGCTGCCCCAGTGCCTTAGACTTGCGCCCTCCTGCAAGGCCGACGTCGATCCGCTCGGCTTGACGTGCCGCCGCTGCGGCGGATGCGCCATCGGCGATTTTGAAACCGAAGCCCAGCGCCTCGGATACGTCACGCTCGTTGCCGAGGGCTCGCCGGTAGTGATGTCGCTGATCCAGTCGGGGCAGGTGCAGGCCGTCATCGGCGTCAGTTGCCTGGCGACCCTTCGCAGCGTCTATCCGTACATGGAAGCCGCCGCCGTGCCGGGCATCGCCCTGCCGCTGCTGCAGGATGGGTGCGTCGATACCTCTCTCGATGAAGACTGGCTGTGGGAAGCCCTCTACGCCAGCAGCGACGCCGGGGGATGCATCGATCTGCAGGCCCTGCGAACACAAGTGGAGAGCTGGTTCACGCCCGAGGCGATCGACGACATCTTCGGCGACGTCGCCGGGCCGGCCGACGAACTCGCCCGGGCGTGGCTGGCGCGGGCAGGCAAACGATGGCGCCCGCTGCTGACAGTTTGTGCCGCTGCGGCGTTGAGCGGCCAAAGCGGCGAAGCGACTGGAGAGCTTCACACGCTGGCGATGGCCGTCGAGTGTTTCCACAAGGCCTCGCTGATCCACGACGACATCGAAGACGCCGACGCCAGCCGCTACGGCGAACAGACGCTCCATCAGAGCCACGGCGTGCCGATCGCCCTCAACGTCGGCGACCTGCTGCTGGGGCAGGGATACCGTCTCATCGCCCAGTGCGGCGCCGCGCCGGAGCGAATGGCCGCAATGCTGTTGGCCGCAAGCAACGGCCATCGCGACCTGTGCCTCGGTCAAGGCCGCGAACTGGCCTGGACAAACATGGCGGCTGAAAAACAGCCGCCATGGCACCCCCGTAGCACGGGCGTCCCGCCCGTGCTCCCGGTCTCTGACATCCTCGAAATCCACCGCATGAAGACCGCCCCGGCGTTCCAGGTCGCTTTGGAACTGGGCGCCATCTATGGCGGCGCGGGCGAGGACGTGCTCAAAGCGCTGGCCTCGTACAGCCAGGCGCTGGGCGCGGCATATCAAATTCACGACGACCTGGCCGATGAGAGCGACGGCGGACTGTCCATCCTGCCCTCGCTGGCCGCCGAACGACCGGACCAGGATCCGCGAGCCGCCGCCGAGGCACTGCTGAGCGGCTTCAAGCGCCGAGCCATCGATGCCCTGGGCGGCCTCACCAACGTCGCCCTCAAGGGCCTGTGCCGCCGCGTGCTGGCGGCCATCTTCAACGACCTCGGCCGCATGGGCTGCTGCGATGACCATTCGCGATGA
- a CDS encoding radical SAM protein, whose amino-acid sequence MTQSSPTLQPSVVLVADRTLSGNYSVLFEGIFGTMQTTSTPRFMMRHLLSPPMPTDTAGRAKAAPLGLRRVESALRASGLTEADVAVATPETLHRLLGPWTKIVAVSSSDPLGQAMSNTTTHWFCGGELYTAKLTGEMMQHIKAAKERHGFTVVAGGAGAWQWAADPAAAQRQGIDTVFEGYFESAGPALIESILAGRTPPAHVVEQGTCLDAIAPIRGASLMGALELSRGCGNGCTFCTSSAKAMVHLGQDLILADLEANAAAGLRAVVSGSEDFFRYGAAGWKLNVPALCGLLEAMRKTADLSFMQIDHANVASIVQLETRELTEIRRLLTWDRPCEYLWVNVGVESASGRLVAANGAGKLGPFAADDWADLVRQTAARLRESGFFPVFSIVLGLPGETSQDIAATHRLVRELSAGPCVIFPVFYVPAMNGDPAPAFTTADMRADHLALFSECYELNFKRVPLLFWDNQRAGGVSWLRRSVYQTLGRGEVMLWRRRFARLGKRIAADERPS is encoded by the coding sequence ATGACTCAAAGTAGCCCAACCCTGCAGCCCTCGGTCGTGCTGGTGGCCGACCGCACCCTCAGCGGCAACTACAGCGTGTTGTTCGAGGGCATCTTCGGCACCATGCAGACCACCAGCACGCCGCGATTCATGATGCGACACCTGCTCTCGCCGCCCATGCCCACCGACACGGCCGGGCGAGCCAAAGCCGCGCCGCTGGGCCTGCGTCGCGTCGAGTCGGCGTTGCGGGCAAGCGGCCTGACCGAGGCGGATGTCGCCGTCGCCACGCCCGAAACCCTGCACCGCCTGCTGGGGCCTTGGACGAAGATCGTGGCTGTCAGCTCGAGCGACCCGCTGGGCCAAGCCATGAGCAACACCACCACCCACTGGTTCTGCGGCGGCGAGCTTTACACCGCCAAGTTGACCGGCGAGATGATGCAGCACATCAAGGCCGCCAAGGAGCGGCATGGTTTCACGGTCGTCGCCGGCGGCGCGGGGGCCTGGCAGTGGGCCGCCGACCCGGCCGCGGCGCAGCGGCAAGGCATCGACACGGTCTTCGAAGGCTACTTCGAATCGGCCGGACCGGCTCTGATCGAATCGATCCTCGCCGGCCGCACGCCGCCGGCCCACGTGGTAGAGCAAGGCACGTGCCTGGACGCGATAGCCCCGATCCGCGGCGCCAGTCTCATGGGCGCTCTCGAGCTCTCGCGAGGCTGCGGCAACGGCTGCACCTTCTGCACCAGCTCGGCCAAGGCGATGGTGCATCTGGGGCAGGATCTGATTTTGGCGGATCTCGAGGCGAACGCGGCGGCCGGCCTGCGGGCGGTCGTCAGCGGCAGCGAAGATTTCTTCCGCTACGGCGCCGCCGGCTGGAAGCTGAACGTGCCTGCCCTGTGCGGACTGCTCGAGGCGATGCGCAAGACCGCCGACCTGTCGTTCATGCAGATCGACCATGCCAACGTCGCGTCGATCGTTCAGCTTGAGACGCGGGAGCTGACCGAGATCCGCCGCCTGCTGACCTGGGACCGGCCTTGCGAGTACCTCTGGGTGAACGTCGGCGTCGAGAGCGCCAGCGGCCGACTTGTCGCCGCCAATGGTGCGGGCAAGCTGGGGCCTTTCGCCGCCGACGACTGGGCCGACCTGGTGCGCCAGACCGCCGCGCGATTGCGGGAGAGCGGATTCTTCCCGGTCTTCAGCATCGTGCTGGGCCTGCCCGGCGAGACATCACAGGATATCGCCGCCACGCACCGTCTGGTACGAGAGCTTTCTGCCGGGCCGTGCGTGATCTTCCCGGTCTTCTACGTGCCGGCAATGAATGGCGACCCGGCGCCCGCCTTTACCACCGCCGACATGCGGGCCGACCACCTGGCGCTGTTCAGCGAATGCTACGAGCTCAATTTCAAGCGCGTCCCATTATTGTTCTGGGACAATCAGCGAGCGGGCGGGGTATCATGGCTGCGACGCAGCGTCTACCAGACGCTGGGACGCGGCGAGGTCATGCTCTGGCGGCGGCGGTTCGCCCGCCTGGGCAAACGCATCGCCGCCGATGAGAGGCCCTCATGA
- a CDS encoding ferredoxin family protein: MPTKKILLCLCSNARTLDPGSVAAMHQALAGRDGVTVVDDLCVLAANRRPLPAADIVLACSARAVRWLADFAGEALAEGTRLIDLSIPANLPEALQACNAAPGGPAPVAAPPAMVQGWTGWYPVLDYDRCSGCKQCMNFCLFGVYSLGDDGRVVVSKPRNCKLSCPACARVCPQGAILFAKHASPEINGRGERAAGANLNDLLKSDAYEALRRRSVTAEQLQQAMSERKACDCDCSGDGKCACSDSDASNSDCGCDCDCHDSK, from the coding sequence ATGCCGACGAAGAAGATACTCTTGTGCCTGTGCTCCAACGCCCGCACCCTCGATCCAGGCTCGGTCGCGGCGATGCATCAGGCGCTGGCCGGACGCGACGGCGTCACCGTCGTCGACGATCTATGCGTGCTGGCGGCCAACCGCCGGCCTCTGCCCGCGGCGGATATCGTGCTGGCCTGCAGCGCCCGCGCTGTGCGATGGCTTGCCGATTTCGCGGGCGAGGCGCTGGCTGAGGGCACAAGACTGATCGACTTGAGCATTCCTGCAAACCTTCCCGAGGCGCTTCAGGCCTGCAACGCGGCCCCTGGCGGTCCCGCACCCGTCGCCGCCCCCCCTGCCATGGTCCAAGGCTGGACCGGCTGGTATCCCGTCCTCGACTACGACCGCTGCAGCGGCTGCAAGCAGTGCATGAACTTCTGCCTCTTCGGCGTGTACAGCCTGGGCGACGACGGCCGCGTCGTCGTCTCCAAGCCCCGCAACTGCAAGCTGAGCTGCCCCGCCTGCGCCCGCGTCTGCCCCCAGGGGGCGATCCTCTTCGCCAAGCACGCCTCGCCCGAGATCAACGGCCGCGGGGAACGCGCCGCCGGAGCGAATCTCAACGACCTGCTCAAGAGCGATGCCTACGAAGCCCTGCGCCGCCGCAGCGTGACGGCCGAGCAACTGCAGCAGGCCATGAGCGAACGAAAAGCATGCGATTGCGATTGCAGCGGCGACGGCAAGTGCGCCTGCAGTGATTCTGACGCCTCAAATTCCGATTGCGGCTGCGACTGCGATTGCCATGACTCAAAGTAG
- a CDS encoding PQQ-binding-like beta-propeller repeat protein, with product MKTRAMIPAVLSMIVLGACAVAADWPNWRGPGHNGISAETGWLAKWQASRPVVLWKAKVGTGFSSIAVADSRVYTMGYASNRNGVYCFDAATGKQQWVYSFAGDKGAKYYEGGPHATVAVDGDKVYAVSKWGQVFCLAAADGKLAWQNDVAKAINAQTPTWAFGSSAIVQGKMLLINLGTAGVALDKASGKLLWQSGPECSGYATPVPYVDGGKECLAIFGKDHLYGIDAASGKKLWQHPWRTEYDANIADPIVSGDNIFISSGYNKGCALVSIAGGKPKVLWQNANMRAHFNTAVLIDGHVYGFDESSLVCLNLADGKSLWKKEGLGKGSLMAADGKLIVLSEDGKLVIAEAAPAAYKELLAVKILAGKCWTAPVLSGGRIYARNADGDLVCVGSK from the coding sequence GCGGACTGGCCCAACTGGCGCGGGCCAGGCCACAACGGTATTTCCGCCGAAACGGGCTGGTTGGCCAAGTGGCAGGCCTCGCGACCGGTAGTGCTGTGGAAGGCCAAGGTCGGCACAGGGTTCTCGTCAATCGCCGTGGCCGACTCGAGGGTCTATACCATGGGCTACGCGTCCAACCGCAACGGCGTCTATTGCTTCGACGCCGCCACCGGCAAGCAGCAGTGGGTCTACTCCTTCGCCGGCGACAAGGGCGCCAAGTACTACGAAGGCGGCCCGCATGCCACCGTGGCGGTCGACGGGGACAAGGTCTACGCCGTCAGCAAGTGGGGGCAGGTGTTCTGCCTGGCCGCGGCCGACGGCAAGCTCGCCTGGCAGAACGATGTCGCCAAGGCTATTAACGCCCAAACGCCCACGTGGGCGTTCGGGTCCAGCGCCATCGTGCAGGGCAAGATGCTGCTGATCAACCTGGGCACGGCGGGCGTGGCGTTGGACAAGGCTTCCGGCAAGTTGCTCTGGCAGAGCGGGCCCGAGTGCTCGGGCTACGCCACGCCTGTGCCCTATGTCGACGGCGGCAAAGAATGCCTGGCGATCTTCGGCAAGGACCATCTTTACGGCATCGACGCCGCCAGCGGCAAGAAGCTCTGGCAGCATCCCTGGCGGACAGAGTACGACGCGAACATCGCCGACCCGATCGTATCGGGCGACAACATCTTCATCTCCAGCGGGTACAATAAGGGCTGCGCCCTGGTTTCCATCGCCGGCGGCAAACCCAAAGTGCTCTGGCAGAACGCCAACATGCGGGCGCACTTCAACACCGCCGTCCTGATCGACGGCCACGTGTACGGATTCGACGAGAGCAGCCTGGTCTGCCTGAATCTCGCCGACGGCAAGAGCCTCTGGAAGAAGGAAGGCCTGGGCAAAGGTTCTCTGATGGCCGCCGACGGGAAACTGATCGTCCTGAGCGAGGACGGCAAACTGGTGATCGCCGAGGCCGCTCCCGCGGCGTACAAAGAACTGCTGGCTGTCAAGATCCTGGCGGGCAAGTGCTGGACGGCCCCGGTCCTGTCCGGCGGGCGCATCTATGCCCGCAACGCCGACGGCGACCTGGTCTGCGTGGGATCAAAATGA